Proteins encoded within one genomic window of Candidatus Berkiella cookevillensis:
- the ligA gene encoding NAD-dependent DNA ligase LigA: MDKQKLKPKLAEASLIKEVEFLRSEIEKHNYAYYVLDEPTIPDIEFDRLFQRLLALEATYPHLQTPDSPSHRVGAAPSTAFLSEAHQVPMLSLDNVFTEEAFFQFDHRIKQMIDSSEEIEYNCEPKFDGVAVSIIYEHGVLVRALTRGDGYTGENITQNIKTIKSIPLKLKKDFPDYLEIRGEVYFPLSGFEKLNQQALSTNDKLFANPRNAAAGSLRQLDSKITAKRPLAFYAYSAIYSEKNLLPDTHNENILRLKEWGIRTCPETAVVKNKNEVIHYCQQLLSKRHSLPYEIDGVVIKVNNIALQESLGFVARAPRWAVAFKFPAQEEITTLESVDFQVGRTGTLTPVARLKPVRVAGVVVSNATLHNMDEIERKGIEIGDTVIIRRAGDVIPEVVKPILEKRPLGTQKIILPTHCPVCGAKVVRLEGESAAKCEGGLSCAAQRIEAIKHFVSRKAMNIEGLGAKIIEQLVNAKLIENVAQLYTLSKVELLQLERMGDKLASNILEAIEKSKKTTFNKFIYALGIREVGEATAHQLSESYSDLNSLMQADIESLESLQDIGPVSALHIYSFFREPSNQNIIHQLIENGVHWPSKLEKAKNTDLSGKTYVITGTLSLPRDEIKAALLARGAKVASSVSKNTSGLIAGDKPGSKLTQAQGLGVPIIDENELKLILSKTE; this comes from the coding sequence ATGGACAAGCAGAAATTAAAGCCTAAACTGGCAGAGGCTTCACTCATAAAAGAAGTTGAATTCTTAAGAAGTGAGATTGAAAAGCATAATTATGCTTATTATGTTCTGGATGAGCCTACGATACCGGATATCGAGTTTGACCGTTTGTTTCAGAGATTACTTGCGTTAGAAGCCACTTATCCACATTTACAGACACCTGATTCACCGTCTCATCGGGTTGGTGCTGCACCTTCAACGGCCTTTTTATCTGAAGCGCATCAGGTTCCTATGCTATCCTTGGATAATGTTTTTACAGAAGAAGCATTCTTCCAGTTTGATCATCGTATTAAGCAAATGATCGATTCTTCTGAAGAAATAGAATATAACTGCGAACCTAAATTTGATGGTGTCGCTGTCAGTATTATCTATGAACATGGGGTGTTGGTGCGTGCTCTCACCAGAGGTGATGGATATACGGGCGAGAATATTACGCAAAATATAAAAACAATTAAAAGCATTCCATTGAAATTAAAGAAAGACTTTCCAGATTATTTAGAAATTAGAGGCGAAGTCTATTTTCCACTCAGTGGATTTGAGAAATTAAATCAGCAAGCACTCAGCACAAATGATAAATTATTTGCAAATCCTCGAAATGCAGCTGCGGGTAGTTTACGACAATTAGATTCAAAGATAACTGCAAAGCGACCGCTGGCATTCTATGCCTATTCTGCTATTTATTCAGAAAAGAATTTACTGCCCGATACGCATAATGAGAATATACTGAGATTAAAAGAATGGGGCATTCGCACTTGCCCAGAGACGGCTGTTGTAAAAAATAAAAACGAAGTGATACATTATTGTCAACAATTGCTGTCTAAGCGGCATAGCTTGCCTTATGAAATAGATGGCGTTGTGATTAAGGTAAATAATATTGCATTGCAAGAAAGTTTAGGCTTTGTTGCAAGGGCGCCGCGTTGGGCAGTTGCCTTCAAATTTCCTGCACAAGAAGAAATAACCACATTAGAGTCGGTTGATTTTCAGGTTGGTAGAACAGGTACATTAACACCTGTTGCGAGATTAAAACCTGTAAGAGTAGCCGGTGTCGTTGTGAGCAATGCAACCTTGCATAATATGGATGAGATTGAACGTAAAGGCATTGAGATAGGTGATACTGTTATTATCCGCAGGGCGGGCGATGTCATTCCAGAAGTGGTAAAACCTATTTTAGAGAAAAGACCTTTAGGAACTCAAAAAATTATTTTGCCTACGCATTGTCCTGTATGTGGCGCAAAGGTTGTGCGCCTAGAAGGAGAATCAGCGGCAAAATGTGAAGGTGGTTTGAGTTGTGCTGCCCAAAGAATTGAAGCCATTAAACATTTTGTTTCCAGAAAAGCCATGAATATTGAAGGATTAGGGGCAAAAATAATAGAGCAATTGGTAAATGCAAAGCTGATAGAAAATGTTGCACAATTATATACTCTATCCAAAGTAGAGCTCTTGCAGCTAGAGAGAATGGGGGATAAATTAGCCTCTAATATTTTAGAAGCCATAGAGAAGAGTAAGAAAACGACTTTTAATAAGTTTATCTACGCCTTAGGTATTAGAGAGGTAGGGGAGGCAACAGCGCATCAACTATCAGAAAGTTATTCTGATTTAAACAGCCTAATGCAAGCAGATATAGAATCTTTGGAGTCTCTACAGGATATAGGTCCTGTGAGTGCCTTACATATATACTCATTTTTTCGTGAGCCTTCTAATCAAAATATTATTCATCAGTTGATTGAAAATGGTGTGCATTGGCCATCAAAACTTGAAAAAGCCAAAAATACTGATTTATCTGGTAAAACCTACGTTATTACAGGCACATTATCTCTGCCAAGAGATGAGATAAAGGCTGCTTTACTTGCAAGAGGCGCAAAAGTAGCAAGTAGTGTTTCTAAGAATACCTCTGGGCTTATTGCAGGGGATAAACCAGGTTCGAAGCTCACACAAGCACAAGGGTTAGGTGTACCTATTATTGATGAAAATGAATTGAAATTAATATTATCAAAAACGGAATAA
- a CDS encoding patatin-like phospholipase family protein, with amino-acid sequence MSKTALSIPYIHELFLKYANIADLHRERSVPIENLVFEGGGVKGLVYAGAIEVLEAENILKGVKRVAGSSAGGITALLLGFGFSVSEIKRIMSDEIDFTQLMDRRITWDPTRVINLAGMSIGITDIVMLFKNKGLYKGDAFVQVVKAILKKKVEENLKTHIQKIYKDKINELKDTGSDAEIEMFVQGKMLELLDKYYINDLGNITFEQFEKLKSEFPEWNLKSIYLTGTKLSDGSLRVFSRDSDPTMSIVDAVRITMSFPFGFEPVLYQGEYYADGGIADNYPMHIFNAEQFQTHGLNQSGVNPCTLGFLVDSKEEIGVRWGKKEPAQNELSIKKFAGSVLSGIHNRWEILKDIYNIQSIQIDDLGVPTMDLALSAQMKAKLIDSGREPTQFYFDNYYNKKDILSTLPEYEDFLEKYYSKGQPELKRIIETEIWPILNEVHTINIAFNTLPISDLLAEVKNKLNLCDEAIIQNEALRIERTHKYEHHLETINLQIDNLTTKISLLDSDIRNCQRRIKNLADIPDERQGQDLSEIYNRLKEEKKKYKRKFQKVESNRNSILEEVQKEYKQADNYVFNLLIKEQEYTLFQENRFIEKLQEIELKLHEQLDLALDAIHGYQRSYPDPRTSTEYEKNIFLMTQKLHQKYFNTFLNILKYDDIQSGENANRCIELIDAMLKMGYSLEASESVLSFYLRSKKFSGLTDKKMAADILFKIFVSELEENILLENYLPLNALFEKAMIEHYDVGASIAESALFAQQRCYEKCVELERIRMAQKWVVTPSEDENIYYAESLRKTTRQLSIGKWGDQIVVENQDCASYNLQRLNTKDKETYGKMSTNYTVQTITRKEFNNPSIGKDSLPVIAHILTPESLHLKNTSIDQKEIIVAFQASDLESDKFSVASLHSQQRIKQFEECKEEIINQILWNIRQSKEIARPNNSTYKITIHGEGLAGQDAQYLLQALLDEIKSCSHREGLMDISKINLVLVDPSRVDVQCALDLKSNIQKLNEYKLMPELLGYTLINHSKIGKENYNRLAQNYIGDANILGFLAADEATVKVDFVDHERPNIRLQSYSNKESSVDNIVNVSNYIYKQAWFRYLYMAGTNIKNIAKAILVDFMPNVVLSFVKLPFQIGWNILKRFTNPFVRIFKRFGRNIELPQKINWLENKKQSHLNEKKVKKGKFFDKEKFQKELLQGIAYNEKKITTLLSESTISERLKQETRPPIENIVFEGGGVKGIAYVGAIEAMERNGMLKDVKRVAGSSAGGITASLVALGYNAEELKNIFINEINFDELMDEPFDLGGIDALFEASGMSVSLSGIVSLFKNKGLFKGENFDSLLKKLIHRKLEHKLKEMLFNALTEDDLIKIYQPQDPSLLTDEEKNHLIDQFLTERLSAFLEKENITNLSEITLGQLKTLRKKYPTLGLLDIILTATDLGDASLKTFSAESDKDLPLHKAVRMTMSFPGGFMPVNYNNRWYADGGIANNYPIEVFDQPKYLSHGRNHAGVNPCTLGILIDSQEEIQSRWGIRVESETTLTLPSFIASVLYGMHNRSEILRDRYNINSIQIIDDIGSEGQYKPTATMDLNLNIADKLKLYQNGASALDSYHALYMGENVQYHLVDSYKNLEQKYYSKSVKEMKNIFQTEIIPLIQQFEMMLPYLDRWESKVQKEIADNDLSLNNEIESILIKIENRTYQVQALEKDNALFEKNMQILNEKLNASQTAYQHLKSKIDNHTATESEILLEPTLFKEYQKAQDLVAEKSKRREIFLQKNINLKNEIDGLQKVLIKYNEKDISAVKKLRVLNDYIILIQQAREAHAFLLKEKAILLKAANLKGKDLSEKQEINTTIKKSESDMMHDLFREYYTSSESALQFSLYDNGGNHSSSDAKNKYMSQLLNVFNDSQWIEESDRNSSRFVAMGEKNIFAQIDFTDTTARFSGTAFHELNKAAALYQQTYQNDELEVDYDIEADTLEDGLAILKNLNQSGFNVNLVKKMYLKSELVVEDDAFEKMKQDVIRDLKNIALR; translated from the coding sequence ATGAGCAAAACAGCGCTTTCAATACCATATATACACGAATTGTTTCTGAAATATGCGAATATTGCAGATTTGCATAGAGAAAGAAGTGTGCCTATAGAAAATCTAGTTTTTGAGGGCGGTGGCGTCAAAGGACTTGTTTATGCGGGTGCTATCGAGGTTTTAGAAGCAGAAAATATTTTAAAAGGGGTTAAGCGTGTTGCAGGTAGCTCTGCGGGTGGTATTACTGCGTTGTTACTTGGTTTTGGATTTTCTGTATCTGAAATAAAAAGAATTATGTCAGATGAAATTGACTTCACGCAACTGATGGATAGGAGAATTACCTGGGATCCTACGCGTGTTATTAATCTTGCTGGCATGAGTATCGGTATAACAGATATTGTTATGCTATTTAAAAATAAGGGTCTTTATAAAGGGGATGCTTTTGTTCAAGTTGTCAAAGCAATTTTAAAAAAGAAAGTTGAAGAAAATCTGAAGACACATATTCAAAAGATATATAAAGACAAAATTAATGAATTAAAAGATACAGGAAGTGATGCTGAAATTGAGATGTTTGTTCAAGGAAAAATGCTTGAATTACTTGATAAATATTATATCAACGATCTAGGTAATATTACATTTGAACAGTTTGAAAAATTGAAATCAGAATTTCCTGAGTGGAATTTAAAATCTATTTACCTTACGGGAACAAAATTATCGGATGGTAGTTTGAGAGTATTCTCACGTGATTCAGATCCCACAATGAGTATTGTAGATGCGGTTAGGATCACAATGAGTTTTCCTTTTGGCTTTGAGCCTGTCTTGTATCAGGGTGAATATTATGCAGATGGTGGTATTGCAGATAATTATCCAATGCATATCTTCAATGCAGAGCAGTTTCAAACACATGGTTTAAATCAATCAGGTGTTAATCCGTGTACATTAGGATTCCTTGTTGATTCTAAAGAAGAAATTGGCGTACGCTGGGGGAAAAAAGAACCTGCGCAAAATGAACTTTCCATTAAAAAATTTGCAGGTAGCGTATTAAGTGGCATTCATAATCGCTGGGAAATACTAAAAGATATTTATAATATTCAATCGATACAAATAGATGACTTGGGCGTTCCAACAATGGATCTCGCTTTAAGTGCACAGATGAAAGCTAAGCTGATTGACTCTGGAAGAGAGCCAACACAGTTTTATTTTGATAATTATTATAATAAGAAAGACATTTTATCGACTTTACCTGAGTATGAAGATTTTTTAGAAAAATACTATTCAAAAGGACAGCCTGAACTAAAAAGAATCATAGAAACAGAAATTTGGCCTATTTTAAATGAAGTTCATACAATAAACATTGCTTTTAATACGTTGCCTATTTCTGATTTACTGGCAGAAGTGAAAAATAAATTAAATTTATGCGATGAGGCTATTATTCAAAATGAAGCGCTTCGTATTGAAAGAACTCATAAATACGAACATCATTTGGAAACTATTAACCTTCAAATTGATAATTTAACAACAAAGATATCATTGCTTGATTCTGATATTCGAAATTGTCAAAGACGGATAAAAAATTTAGCAGATATACCTGATGAAAGGCAAGGGCAAGATTTATCAGAGATTTATAATAGATTAAAAGAGGAGAAAAAGAAATATAAACGAAAGTTTCAGAAAGTGGAGAGCAACCGTAATAGTATTTTGGAAGAAGTTCAAAAAGAATATAAACAAGCAGATAACTATGTGTTTAATCTTTTGATAAAAGAACAAGAATATACGCTGTTTCAGGAAAATAGATTCATAGAAAAACTCCAAGAAATCGAGTTAAAATTACATGAGCAACTTGATCTTGCCTTGGATGCGATACATGGCTATCAACGTTCATATCCTGATCCTCGAACCTCGACAGAATATGAAAAAAATATATTTTTAATGACACAAAAACTACATCAAAAATATTTTAACACATTTCTAAACATATTAAAGTATGATGACATTCAATCTGGAGAAAATGCTAATAGATGTATTGAATTAATTGATGCAATGTTAAAAATGGGATATAGCTTAGAAGCAAGCGAGAGCGTATTGAGCTTTTATCTGAGGAGTAAGAAATTTAGCGGTTTGACAGATAAAAAAATGGCAGCAGATATTTTATTTAAAATATTTGTCTCTGAGCTAGAGGAGAATATTCTGCTTGAAAATTATTTGCCTTTGAATGCTTTATTTGAAAAAGCAATGATAGAACATTATGACGTTGGTGCGTCAATTGCGGAATCTGCATTATTTGCTCAACAACGTTGCTATGAAAAATGTGTTGAACTTGAGCGTATACGAATGGCTCAAAAATGGGTTGTGACTCCCTCTGAAGATGAGAATATTTATTATGCAGAGAGCTTAAGAAAGACCACTCGCCAATTGAGTATAGGTAAATGGGGTGATCAGATTGTTGTTGAAAATCAAGATTGTGCAAGTTATAACTTACAGCGTCTAAACACAAAGGATAAAGAGACATATGGAAAAATGTCAACCAATTATACGGTTCAAACGATAACTCGAAAAGAATTTAATAATCCGTCCATTGGAAAAGATAGCTTGCCTGTCATTGCACATATACTGACACCAGAATCATTGCATTTGAAAAATACTTCAATTGATCAAAAAGAAATTATTGTTGCATTTCAGGCCTCAGATTTAGAGAGTGATAAATTCAGCGTTGCTTCTTTGCATAGTCAGCAGCGAATCAAACAATTTGAAGAATGCAAAGAGGAAATCATCAATCAAATTTTATGGAATATTCGCCAATCAAAAGAGATAGCAAGACCAAATAACTCAACTTATAAAATTACCATACACGGAGAAGGTTTGGCAGGACAAGATGCACAGTATTTATTGCAAGCATTGTTGGATGAAATAAAATCTTGTTCTCATAGAGAAGGCCTGATGGATATTAGTAAAATTAACTTAGTGCTGGTTGATCCAAGCCGTGTTGATGTGCAATGTGCATTAGATCTTAAATCAAATATTCAAAAATTAAATGAATATAAACTAATGCCAGAATTATTGGGTTATACACTGATTAATCATAGCAAAATAGGTAAAGAGAATTATAATCGATTGGCACAAAACTACATTGGGGATGCTAATATTTTAGGGTTTTTAGCCGCAGATGAGGCAACGGTAAAAGTGGATTTTGTAGATCATGAAAGACCTAATATTAGACTGCAATCCTATTCAAATAAAGAAAGTTCCGTAGATAATATTGTTAACGTTAGTAATTACATATATAAACAAGCTTGGTTTAGATATTTGTATATGGCTGGCACAAATATCAAAAATATTGCAAAGGCAATTCTTGTGGATTTTATGCCCAATGTGGTTTTAAGCTTTGTAAAATTACCTTTTCAGATTGGATGGAATATATTAAAGCGATTTACAAATCCATTTGTAAGAATTTTTAAAAGATTTGGTAGAAATATTGAACTGCCTCAAAAAATTAATTGGCTTGAGAATAAAAAACAGAGTCATTTAAATGAAAAGAAAGTGAAGAAAGGTAAATTTTTTGATAAAGAGAAGTTTCAAAAAGAATTATTACAGGGTATTGCATATAATGAAAAGAAAATTACCACTCTTTTGTCTGAGAGCACAATTTCAGAGCGCTTAAAACAAGAAACTAGGCCGCCGATTGAAAATATTGTATTTGAAGGTGGCGGCGTGAAAGGTATTGCCTATGTAGGTGCCATTGAAGCCATGGAAAGAAATGGGATGCTTAAAGATGTTAAGAGAGTTGCGGGAAGTTCTGCAGGTGGTATTACCGCTTCTTTAGTTGCGCTTGGTTATAATGCAGAAGAATTGAAAAATATTTTCATCAACGAGATTAATTTTGATGAGCTTATGGATGAGCCCTTTGATTTAGGGGGGATAGATGCCTTATTTGAAGCTTCTGGCATGAGTGTTTCATTGTCAGGCATCGTTTCTTTATTTAAAAATAAGGGCTTGTTCAAAGGCGAAAATTTTGATTCTCTATTAAAGAAATTGATTCATCGGAAGTTAGAGCATAAGTTAAAGGAAATGCTGTTTAATGCCTTAACCGAGGATGATCTTATAAAAATCTATCAGCCTCAAGATCCCTCTTTATTAACAGATGAAGAAAAAAATCATTTGATCGATCAATTTTTAACAGAAAGGTTGTCTGCCTTTCTTGAGAAAGAGAATATTACAAATTTATCAGAAATTACCTTGGGACAATTAAAGACCTTGAGAAAAAAATATCCCACACTTGGGTTATTAGATATTATATTGACTGCAACAGATTTAGGGGATGCCTCATTAAAGACATTTTCTGCTGAATCAGATAAAGATCTCCCATTACATAAAGCAGTACGCATGACCATGAGCTTTCCAGGTGGTTTTATGCCCGTCAATTATAATAACCGATGGTATGCAGATGGGGGCATTGCAAATAATTACCCTATAGAAGTATTTGATCAACCCAAATATCTGTCTCATGGCCGGAATCATGCGGGTGTGAATCCTTGCACATTAGGGATCTTGATTGATTCTCAAGAAGAAATTCAATCAAGATGGGGAATAAGAGTAGAATCTGAAACCACTTTAACACTCCCATCTTTTATTGCCAGTGTGTTATATGGCATGCATAATCGCTCAGAAATATTACGTGATAGATATAATATCAATTCTATACAAATAATTGATGACATTGGTTCAGAGGGGCAATATAAGCCAACAGCCACTATGGATCTTAATTTGAATATTGCTGATAAGTTAAAGCTATATCAAAATGGTGCTTCTGCATTAGATTCATATCATGCCTTATATATGGGAGAAAATGTTCAGTATCATTTAGTTGATTCTTATAAAAATCTTGAGCAAAAATATTATTCGAAGTCTGTCAAAGAGATGAAAAATATTTTTCAGACAGAAATTATTCCACTGATTCAACAATTTGAAATGATGTTACCTTATTTAGATCGCTGGGAATCTAAAGTTCAAAAAGAAATTGCAGATAATGATCTTTCATTAAATAATGAAATAGAGTCTATTTTAATTAAAATAGAGAATAGAACATATCAAGTACAAGCACTTGAAAAAGATAATGCTCTTTTTGAGAAAAACATGCAGATACTCAATGAAAAATTAAATGCAAGCCAAACCGCTTATCAACATCTGAAAAGCAAAATAGACAATCATACGGCTACAGAAAGCGAAATTTTATTAGAGCCTACATTATTTAAAGAATATCAGAAAGCACAAGATTTAGTTGCGGAGAAATCTAAGCGACGCGAGATATTTTTGCAAAAAAATATTAACTTAAAGAACGAAATAGACGGTTTGCAAAAAGTATTAATAAAATATAATGAAAAAGATATCAGTGCAGTTAAAAAACTTCGTGTGTTAAATGATTATATCATTTTGATTCAGCAAGCAAGAGAAGCACATGCTTTTCTTTTAAAAGAAAAAGCCATTTTGCTTAAGGCTGCAAACTTGAAAGGAAAAGATTTAAGTGAAAAACAAGAAATAAATACAACAATTAAAAAATCTGAATCAGATATGATGCACGATCTATTTAGAGAATATTATACAAGCTCAGAATCAGCCTTGCAATTTTCTCTTTATGATAATGGAGGGAATCATTCCTCTTCGGATGCTAAGAATAAATACATGAGTCAATTATTGAATGTATTTAATGACTCTCAATGGATAGAGGAGAGTGATAGGAATTCTAGTCGTTTTGTTGCAATGGGAGAAAAAAATATTTTTGCACAAATTGACTTTACAGATACGACGGCTCGTTTTAGTGGTACTGCTTTTCATGAACTCAACAAAGCTGCTGCCTTATATCAGCAGACATACCAAAATGATGAGCTTGAAGTTGATTATGATATTGAGGCAGACACCTTGGAAGATGGTTTGGCAATTCTAAAAAATCTTAACCAGTCTGGTTTTAATGTAAACTTGGTGAAAAAAATGTATCTAAAATCAGAGCTTGTTGTAGAGGATGATGCTTTTGAAAAAATGAAGCAAGATGTTATACGCGACCTCAAAAATATCGCTTTGCGTTGA
- the aroC gene encoding chorismate synthase has protein sequence MAGNTFGKIFSISSFGESHGAAIGCIVDGCPAGLPLDETDIQPELNRRRPGQSRYTTQRREQDQVEILSGVFQGKTLGTPIALMIKNHDQRASDYDNLKDVFRPGHGDYTYFKKYGFRDHRGGGRQSARETAARVAAGAIAKKFLAQFNISIRAYLSQMGDIKIEAQNFSWDEIEKNPFFSPDASKNESFEQLIQSLLKQGNSIGARVSVEAHGVPVGLGEPIFNRLDADLAQALMSINAAKAVEIGDGVDVVAQTGTEHRDEMSPNGFLSNHAGGILAGISSGQVIKAHTSFKPTSSIRIPGQSIDSAGNSVEVITTGRHDPCVGIRAVPICEAMMAIVLMDHWLISFGNRPSLRD, from the coding sequence ATGGCTGGTAATACTTTTGGCAAAATATTTTCTATTTCAAGCTTTGGAGAGAGTCACGGCGCAGCCATAGGCTGCATTGTTGATGGTTGTCCGGCAGGATTACCATTAGACGAAACGGATATTCAGCCAGAACTTAATAGAAGACGACCAGGACAGTCTCGATACACGACTCAAAGACGTGAGCAAGATCAGGTTGAAATACTCTCAGGTGTTTTTCAAGGTAAAACCCTTGGAACACCGATTGCACTCATGATAAAAAATCATGATCAACGTGCTTCTGATTACGATAATCTAAAAGATGTATTTAGACCAGGTCATGGTGATTACACCTATTTTAAGAAATATGGTTTTCGTGATCATCGTGGTGGTGGGCGTCAGTCTGCCAGGGAAACAGCTGCACGTGTTGCTGCTGGGGCTATTGCTAAAAAATTTCTTGCACAATTTAATATCAGTATACGAGCCTATCTATCTCAAATGGGTGATATTAAAATTGAAGCACAAAATTTTAGTTGGGATGAAATTGAAAAAAATCCATTTTTTTCACCGGATGCAAGCAAGAATGAATCATTTGAGCAGCTTATTCAGTCACTTTTAAAGCAAGGTAATTCAATAGGGGCACGTGTCAGTGTAGAAGCACATGGCGTGCCAGTTGGCCTAGGTGAGCCTATTTTTAATCGATTAGACGCCGATCTTGCTCAAGCTTTAATGAGCATTAATGCTGCAAAAGCTGTTGAAATAGGAGATGGGGTTGATGTTGTTGCTCAAACAGGTACAGAGCATCGAGACGAAATGAGCCCAAACGGATTTTTGTCGAATCATGCGGGTGGTATTTTAGCAGGTATATCAAGTGGGCAGGTGATTAAAGCACATACTTCATTTAAACCTACCTCAAGTATTCGTATTCCTGGACAATCCATTGATAGTGCTGGAAACTCAGTTGAAGTCATCACAACAGGAAGACACGATCCTTGTGTGGGTATTCGTGCGGTGCCCATTTGTGAAGCAATGATGGCGATTGTGTTAATGGATCATTGGCTTATTTCTTTTGGAAATAGACCTAGTCTTCGCGACTAA
- a CDS encoding cell division protein ZipA C-terminal FtsZ-binding domain-containing protein, with the protein MLEDLRLMILIVVIVGFGFLIIDGFRRRLKKNSITQKFEQTVFENNHQSNNHHPNHHHDQTHEDMPADRINKRESSASTQDASDPLFGDIEPLAISAMPKKNTAILGAAQAMDSIAKPAKAPVQKNVNAEPLVITLSIASRSGGFSGRTLEAVLKGNYFYFSSKNIFHRHVGDSPSNPVLYSVAQSVEPGIFDLEKMKHQRIAGLVIFMVLPTIDTAHNMHIFEQMLKSARQLAAHLNGELCDDQHNYLTTQTLEAYRQKIQHYDERLLALKAE; encoded by the coding sequence ATGCTAGAAGATTTAAGATTAATGATATTGATTGTTGTCATTGTTGGTTTTGGCTTCTTGATCATTGATGGTTTTCGTCGAAGATTGAAAAAAAACTCAATCACACAGAAGTTTGAACAAACTGTCTTTGAAAATAATCATCAATCGAATAATCATCACCCTAATCATCATCATGATCAGACACATGAGGATATGCCTGCAGATCGGATAAATAAGCGTGAAAGTAGTGCTTCTACCCAAGATGCTTCTGATCCATTATTTGGTGATATAGAGCCACTTGCTATATCTGCAATGCCTAAAAAAAATACGGCAATCTTGGGTGCTGCACAAGCGATGGATAGCATTGCAAAGCCTGCTAAAGCTCCCGTACAAAAGAATGTAAATGCTGAACCATTAGTCATTACTCTTTCCATTGCCTCACGATCAGGTGGTTTTAGTGGGCGGACATTAGAGGCTGTTCTAAAAGGCAATTATTTCTATTTTAGTAGTAAAAATATATTTCATCGTCATGTGGGAGATAGTCCAAGCAACCCAGTATTGTATAGTGTTGCTCAATCTGTTGAGCCAGGCATCTTTGATTTAGAAAAGATGAAACATCAACGCATTGCAGGGCTTGTAATTTTTATGGTTTTGCCAACCATCGATACAGCGCATAATATGCATATATTTGAGCAAATGCTAAAGAGTGCTCGGCAGTTGGCTGCTCATTTAAATGGTGAATTATGTGATGATCAGCATAATTACTTAACGACACAAACACTTGAAGCTTATCGCCAGAAAATTCAACATTATGATGAAAGATTGCTTGCGTTAAAGGCAGAATAA
- the prmB gene encoding 50S ribosomal protein L3 N(5)-glutamine methyltransferase, giving the protein MATEVEMKEAQDEMITTRDLIRWAVSQFNKENLVYGHGTDNAWDEAVNLILSSVHLPPDIDVNVLDAKLSYSERVCIVERIQKRVVDRIPVAYLVKEAWFAGLNFYVDERVLIPRSPIAELIEDEFSPWVEETHVESILDLGTGSGCIAIGCALTFPQAKVDAVDYSDNAIEVAKINVARFGLEDSVEVIKSDLFSELGNKQYDIIVSNPPYVSLEEYNTLPSEYHFEPEMALVSKENGLQIVKRILSQAEQHLSDSGILIVEVGYSQGYVEEAFPDIPFTWLQFENGGEGVFLLTKDELKEFKQQLSRTA; this is encoded by the coding sequence ATGGCAACTGAAGTAGAAATGAAAGAAGCCCAAGATGAAATGATTACAACCCGCGATTTAATTCGCTGGGCAGTGTCTCAGTTTAATAAAGAAAATTTAGTGTATGGCCATGGGACAGATAATGCTTGGGACGAAGCTGTTAATTTAATTCTATCTTCAGTACATTTGCCACCTGATATTGATGTTAATGTATTAGATGCCAAACTATCTTATTCTGAGCGTGTATGTATTGTTGAAAGAATACAGAAGCGTGTTGTAGATCGCATTCCTGTGGCATACCTTGTCAAAGAAGCTTGGTTCGCAGGCTTAAACTTTTACGTTGATGAAAGAGTGCTCATTCCTAGATCACCTATTGCAGAGTTGATTGAAGATGAATTTAGTCCGTGGGTTGAAGAAACGCATGTAGAATCAATCTTGGATTTGGGAACAGGGTCAGGTTGTATTGCTATTGGTTGTGCGCTTACCTTCCCTCAAGCAAAAGTGGATGCTGTAGATTATAGCGATAACGCCATTGAGGTTGCTAAAATTAACGTTGCACGCTTTGGCCTTGAAGACAGTGTTGAGGTTATTAAATCTGATTTGTTCTCCGAATTAGGCAATAAGCAATACGATATTATTGTTTCTAATCCACCTTATGTTAGTTTAGAAGAATATAATACACTTCCTTCTGAATATCATTTTGAGCCTGAAATGGCACTTGTAAGCAAAGAAAATGGTTTGCAGATTGTAAAGCGCATTTTATCACAAGCTGAACAACATCTCTCTGACAGTGGTATTTTGATTGTTGAAGTTGGCTATAGCCAAGGATATGTTGAAGAAGCATTTCCAGATATACCCTTTACTTGGTTACAATTTGAAAATGGTGGTGAAGGCGTCTTCTTATTAACCAAAGATGAGCTTAAAGAATTTAAACAGCAACTTTCAAGAACCGCTTAA